One window of Dermacentor albipictus isolate Rhodes 1998 colony chromosome 9, USDA_Dalb.pri_finalv2, whole genome shotgun sequence genomic DNA carries:
- the Klp68D gene encoding kinesin-like protein KIF3B isoform X2 has protein sequence MGKTVDMARSAKSESVKVVVRCRPLSEKEIADGHERIVDLYPDTGIVTIRNPKAGDADSVKQYTFDAVYDCNSKQMDLYDETFRPLVDSVLLGFNGTIFAYGQTGTGKTYTMEGIHNNPECRGVIPNSFEHIFSHIARSHNQQYLVRTSYLEIYQEEIRDLISKDQSKRLELKERPDTGVYVKDLSSFVCKSIKEIEHVMAVGNQNRSVGATNMNLHSSRSHAIFIITVEHSDLGPDGKHHIRVGKLNLVDLAGSERQAKTGTSGDRQKEAIKINLSLSALGNVISALVDGKSSHVPYRDSKLTRLLQDSLGGNAKTIMVANIGPASYNYEETLTTLRYANRAKNIRNRPRVNEDPKDALLREFQQEISRLKAQLAARDTKKKKKRPSSKEVSPGADELADGDADDDRAASPLSLQLTLDEERVAIMNDHSLIAEERERLLGEVQKRQEQLLREQEAADKLALKVRAMESKLLSGDKNIVDHTNEQQRALEQRRQEIAEQKRREREMLQQLEMQEEGTSEIKETYTSLQQEVDIKTKKLRKLFAKLQSVKTEIQDLQEEHSKERRDLEQTQNLLTKELKLKYLIIENFIPPEEKVKILSRVVYDEDEDQWSLLPLSEVPGAMEPLRPPSAKSSLKSKGEHILQVELDMPVRTTRDYNAPALSPHLKAVLDDALKEEEDLDIDARSKSARHRLPQQPLELASEASSSSTASNCYPESRGLVPK, from the exons ATGGGCAAAACTGTAGACATG GCCAGGTCAGCGAAATCAGAATCCGTCAAAGTCGTCGTCAGGTGTCGGCCACTTAGTGAGAAGGAAATTGCTGATGGCCACGAAAG AATTGTTGACTTGTACCCGGACACCGGCATCGTGACTATACGAAATCCAAAAGCTGGAGATGCCGATTCAGTGAAGCAATACACTTTTGATGCGGTCTACGATTGCAA TTCGAAACAGATGGATCTCTACGACGAGACATTCAGGCCTTTAGTTGACTCTGTGCTCCTGGGATTCAATGGCACCATTTTTGCATACGGCCAGACTGGCACTGGGAAAACTTACACTATGGAAG gaATTCATAACAACCCCGAGTGCCGAGGTGTCATTCCCAATTCTTTTGAGCACATCTTCAGCCATATTGCAAGATCTCATAACCAGCAGTACCTTGTGAGGACCTCGTATCTTGAGATTTATCAG GAGGAGATCAGAGACTTGATCTCAAAGGACCAGTCAAAGCGCTTAGAGCTGAAAGAGAGGCCCGACACTGGAGTTTACGTTAAG GACTTGTCCTCGTTTGTGTGCAAGAGCATCAAGGAGATTGAGCACGTCATGGCAGTTGGAAACCAGAACCGATCCGTAGG gGCTACAAACATGAACTTACACAGTTCAAGATCACACGCTATATTCATAATCACGGTGGAGCACAGTGAC CTCGGACCAGATGGCAAACATCACATCCGTGTGGGGAAACTGAATCTCGTTGACTTGGCTGGCAGTGAGAGACAAGCCAAGACAGGAACGTCT GGCGATCGGCAGAAAGAAGCCATCAAGATCAACCTCTCACTTTCTGCACTGGGAAATGTCATATCAGCACTAGTGGATGGCAAAAGTTCCCACGTGCCTTACAGGGACTCCAAACTTACGCGGCTACTACAAG ACTCCCtagggggaaatgcgaaaactaTCATGGTCGCGAACATTGGCCCAGCCAGCTACAACTACGAGGAGACCCTGACAACACTAAG GTATGCCAACCGGGCGAAGAACATCAGGAACAGGCCGCGTGTGAATGAGGACCCGAAGGATGCACTGCTAAGAGAATTCCAGCAGGAGATATCAAG GTTGAAGGCCCAACTGGCAGCTAGAGAcaccaaaaagaagaagaaacgaccCTCGTCCAAGGAGGTATCGCCAGGAGCAGACGAATTGGCTGACGGTGATGCGGACGACGATCGTGCCGCTTCACCATTGTCCCTGCAGCTGACGCTCGATGAGGAAAGAGTGGCCATCATGAATGACCACAGCCTCATAGCAGAG GAGCGAGAACGCCTGCTGGGCGAGGTGCAGAAGAGGCAGGAGCAGCTTCTACGTGAGCAGGAGGCAGCCGACAAGCTGGCCCTGAAGGTGCGCGCCATGGAGAGTAAGCTCCTCTCGGGCGACAAGAATATTGTTGACCACACTAACGAGCAGCAGCGGGCCCTCGAACAGCGACGCCAAGAGATTGCCGAGCAGAAG CGGCGTGAACGGGAGATGCTGCAACAGCTTGAGATGCAAGAGGAAGGCACCTCGGAGATAAAAGAGACATACACATCGCTCCAGCAGGAGGTAGACATCAAGACCAAGAAGCTCAGAAAG CTCTTTGCAAAGCTGCAGTCAGTGAAGACCGAAATTCAGGACCTCCAGGAGGAACACTCAAAGGAGCGGCGTGACCTCGAGCAGACTCAAAACTTGCTCACCAAGGAACTCAAACTCAA GTACCTTATCATAGAAAACTTCATCCCACCTGAAGAGAAAGTAAAAATTCTTTCACGAGTTGTCTACGATGAAGATGAAGATCAGTGGTCCTTGTTGCCACTATCTGAAGTTCCTGG GGCTATGGAACCACTGAGACCACCTTCGGCCAAGTCAAGCCTCAAGTCAAAG GGTGAGCACATCCTACAGGTGGAACTGGACATGCCCGTGAGAACAACTCGAGACTACAATGCCCCCGCATTGTCACCACATCTCAAGGCTGTCCTGGACGATGCGCTGAAAGAAGAGGAGGACCTTGACATAGATGCCAG GTCAAAATCAGCGCGCCATCGCCTTCCACAGCAGCCGTTAGAGTTGGCTTCTGAGGCATCGTCGTCGTCAACAGCGAGCAACTGCTATCCGGAGTCAAGAGGGCTAGTGCCCAAGTGA
- the Klp68D gene encoding kinesin-like protein KIF3B isoform X1 — MGKTVDMARSAKSESVKVVVRCRPLSEKEIADGHERIVDLYPDTGIVTIRNPKAGDADSVKQYTFDAVYDCNSKQMDLYDETFRPLVDSVLLGFNGTIFAYGQTGTGKTYTMEGIHNNPECRGVIPNSFEHIFSHIARSHNQQYLVRTSYLEIYQEEIRDLISKDQSKRLELKERPDTGVYVKDLSSFVCKSIKEIEHVMAVGNQNRSVGATNMNLHSSRSHAIFIITVEHSDLGPDGKHHIRVGKLNLVDLAGSERQAKTGTSGDRQKEAIKINLSLSALGNVISALVDGKSSHVPYRDSKLTRLLQDSLGGNAKTIMVANIGPASYNYEETLTTLRYANRAKNIRNRPRVNEDPKDALLREFQQEISRLKAQLAARDTKKKKKRPSSKEVSPGADELADGDADDDRAASPLSLQLTLDEERVAIMNDHSLIAEERERLLGEVQKRQEQLLREQEAADKLALKVRAMESKLLSGDKNIVDHTNEQQRALEQRRQEIAEQKRREREMLQQLEMQEEGTSEIKETYTSLQQEVDIKTKKLRKLFAKLQSVKTEIQDLQEEHSKERRDLEQTQNLLTKELKLKYLIIENFIPPEEKVKILSRVVYDEDEDQWSLLPLSEVPGAMEPLRPPSAKSSLKSKGEHILQVELDMPVRTTRDYNAPALSPHLKAVLDDALKEEEDLDIDASLSIFQLHGEPRQYRREKSHRSRSKSARHRLPQQPLELASEASSSSTASNCYPESRGLVPK; from the exons ATGGGCAAAACTGTAGACATG GCCAGGTCAGCGAAATCAGAATCCGTCAAAGTCGTCGTCAGGTGTCGGCCACTTAGTGAGAAGGAAATTGCTGATGGCCACGAAAG AATTGTTGACTTGTACCCGGACACCGGCATCGTGACTATACGAAATCCAAAAGCTGGAGATGCCGATTCAGTGAAGCAATACACTTTTGATGCGGTCTACGATTGCAA TTCGAAACAGATGGATCTCTACGACGAGACATTCAGGCCTTTAGTTGACTCTGTGCTCCTGGGATTCAATGGCACCATTTTTGCATACGGCCAGACTGGCACTGGGAAAACTTACACTATGGAAG gaATTCATAACAACCCCGAGTGCCGAGGTGTCATTCCCAATTCTTTTGAGCACATCTTCAGCCATATTGCAAGATCTCATAACCAGCAGTACCTTGTGAGGACCTCGTATCTTGAGATTTATCAG GAGGAGATCAGAGACTTGATCTCAAAGGACCAGTCAAAGCGCTTAGAGCTGAAAGAGAGGCCCGACACTGGAGTTTACGTTAAG GACTTGTCCTCGTTTGTGTGCAAGAGCATCAAGGAGATTGAGCACGTCATGGCAGTTGGAAACCAGAACCGATCCGTAGG gGCTACAAACATGAACTTACACAGTTCAAGATCACACGCTATATTCATAATCACGGTGGAGCACAGTGAC CTCGGACCAGATGGCAAACATCACATCCGTGTGGGGAAACTGAATCTCGTTGACTTGGCTGGCAGTGAGAGACAAGCCAAGACAGGAACGTCT GGCGATCGGCAGAAAGAAGCCATCAAGATCAACCTCTCACTTTCTGCACTGGGAAATGTCATATCAGCACTAGTGGATGGCAAAAGTTCCCACGTGCCTTACAGGGACTCCAAACTTACGCGGCTACTACAAG ACTCCCtagggggaaatgcgaaaactaTCATGGTCGCGAACATTGGCCCAGCCAGCTACAACTACGAGGAGACCCTGACAACACTAAG GTATGCCAACCGGGCGAAGAACATCAGGAACAGGCCGCGTGTGAATGAGGACCCGAAGGATGCACTGCTAAGAGAATTCCAGCAGGAGATATCAAG GTTGAAGGCCCAACTGGCAGCTAGAGAcaccaaaaagaagaagaaacgaccCTCGTCCAAGGAGGTATCGCCAGGAGCAGACGAATTGGCTGACGGTGATGCGGACGACGATCGTGCCGCTTCACCATTGTCCCTGCAGCTGACGCTCGATGAGGAAAGAGTGGCCATCATGAATGACCACAGCCTCATAGCAGAG GAGCGAGAACGCCTGCTGGGCGAGGTGCAGAAGAGGCAGGAGCAGCTTCTACGTGAGCAGGAGGCAGCCGACAAGCTGGCCCTGAAGGTGCGCGCCATGGAGAGTAAGCTCCTCTCGGGCGACAAGAATATTGTTGACCACACTAACGAGCAGCAGCGGGCCCTCGAACAGCGACGCCAAGAGATTGCCGAGCAGAAG CGGCGTGAACGGGAGATGCTGCAACAGCTTGAGATGCAAGAGGAAGGCACCTCGGAGATAAAAGAGACATACACATCGCTCCAGCAGGAGGTAGACATCAAGACCAAGAAGCTCAGAAAG CTCTTTGCAAAGCTGCAGTCAGTGAAGACCGAAATTCAGGACCTCCAGGAGGAACACTCAAAGGAGCGGCGTGACCTCGAGCAGACTCAAAACTTGCTCACCAAGGAACTCAAACTCAA GTACCTTATCATAGAAAACTTCATCCCACCTGAAGAGAAAGTAAAAATTCTTTCACGAGTTGTCTACGATGAAGATGAAGATCAGTGGTCCTTGTTGCCACTATCTGAAGTTCCTGG GGCTATGGAACCACTGAGACCACCTTCGGCCAAGTCAAGCCTCAAGTCAAAG GGTGAGCACATCCTACAGGTGGAACTGGACATGCCCGTGAGAACAACTCGAGACTACAATGCCCCCGCATTGTCACCACATCTCAAGGCTGTCCTGGACGATGCGCTGAAAGAAGAGGAGGACCTTGACATAGATGCCAG TCTAAGCATCTTTCAACTGCACGGCGAACCGAGACAATACCGgagagagaaaagtcatcgctCTAG GTCAAAATCAGCGCGCCATCGCCTTCCACAGCAGCCGTTAGAGTTGGCTTCTGAGGCATCGTCGTCGTCAACAGCGAGCAACTGCTATCCGGAGTCAAGAGGGCTAGTGCCCAAGTGA